The genomic stretch CCCTTGACAAAATGTTGCACGAGAAATATTCGCTTAAAGACAAGTATTTTGACCCGCCAGAAAGCACATTTGAACCCACAAAGAAGGAGAAAAACGTTGACGCCGTAAACATAATCCCAGGAGAAGACATAATCCATTTTGACTGCCGCATACTGCCAAGCTACAACCTAGAACAAATATTGCAGGATATTCACGGGCTTGCGGAACAGTTTGAAAGGAAGACCGGAGCAAAAATAAAAATTGAACCCTTACGCAAAAGTGCGGCTCCAAAACCCACCGACGCTGACTCCAAAATAGTCGTCATGTTAAAAGAAGCAATCGAAAAAGTCAGAGGAATAGAGCCGAAAGTTGGAGGGATAGGCGGAGGAACATGTGCAGCTTTCTTCCGAAGAATAGAGGTTCCAGCAGTTGTCTGGAGCACAA from Candidatus Bathyarchaeota archaeon encodes the following:
- a CDS encoding M20 family metallo-hydrolase, producing NGQSMVASIFAVKALKTLGIKPKRTIALAFVADEEQGSTYGIQHLIKQGLFKKDDLIIVPDSGNENGSFIEIAEKSSLCFRIRVTGKQVHASRPSKGLNAHRIGMEYALTLDKMLHEKYSLKDKYFDPPESTFEPTKKEKNVDAVNIIPGEDIIHFDCRILPSYNLEQILQDIHGLAEQFERKTGAKIKIEPLRKSAAPKPTDADSKIVVMLKEAIEKVRGIEPKVGGIGGGTCAAFFRRIEVPAVVWSTTDEVAHQPNEYAKIENLINDAKVFAFLAIS